A part of Loxodonta africana isolate mLoxAfr1 chromosome 11, mLoxAfr1.hap2, whole genome shotgun sequence genomic DNA contains:
- the LIM2 gene encoding lens fiber membrane intrinsic protein, with the protein MYSFMGGGLFCAWVGTILLVVATATDHWMQYRLSGAFAHQGLWRYCLGTKCYLQTESIAYWNATRAFMILSALCATSGIILGILAFAQQPTFTRLSRPFSAGIMFFASTLFILLALAIYTGVTVSFLGRRFGDWRFSWSYILGWVALLMTFFAGIFYMCAYRMHECQRLSTPR; encoded by the exons ATGTACAGCTTCATGGGTGGTGGCCTTTTCTGCGCCTGGGTGGGGACCATCCTTCTGGTGGTGGCCACAGCAACAGACCACTGGATGCAGTACCGGCTGTCGGGGGCCTTCGCACACCAGGGCCTGTGGCGGTATTGCCTGGGCACCAAGTGCTACCTGCAGACAGAAAGCATCG CGTACTGGAATGCCACCCGGGCCTTCATGATCCTGTCTGCCCTGTGTGCCACCTCCGGCATAATCTTGGGCATCCTGGCCTTCGCTCAGCAGCCTACCTTCACCCGCCTTTCCCGGCCCTTCTCCGCTGGCATCATGTTTTTCGCCTCCA CCCTTTTTATCCTCTTGGCCTTGGCCATTTACACTGGAGTCACCGTCAGCTTCCTTGGCCGCCGCTTCGGAGACTGGCGCTTTTCCTGGTCTTACATCCTGGGCTGGGTGGCCCTGCTCATGACCTTCTTTGCAG GGATTTTCTATATGTGTGCCTACCGGATGCACGAATGCCAGCGCCTGTCCACTCCCCGCTGA
- the C11H19orf84 gene encoding uncharacterized protein C19orf84 homolog, translated as MEQQKQGAGPQGNDLSPPSPGTESVSPAPFPTLPPSLLGAPDPTHLGLPESLASVTVPIRLDALSYLLHSALLGAYTFQQSLPSCPCSSEACCTQPGPAKRTARGRGGWEVQRRPGRGQSQQQWGRGRAEQPKRSWARGSEAGPKTPLMMPPPPLPPPPPAQDGKKEAQGPEPPLDMRPAAEDWESEY; from the exons ATGGAACAGCAAAAGCAAGGGGCTGGGCCCCaggg GAACGACCTGTCCCCGCCATCACCTGGGACTGAATCGGTGTCCCCTGCACCCTTTCCAACACTGCCACCCTCACTCCTGGGCGCCCCAGACCCAACCCACCTGGGGCTCCCCGAGAGCCTGGCCTCTGTCACTGTTCCCATCCGGCTGGATGCTCTCTCCTACCTCCTGCACAGTGCCTTGCTGGGGGCCTACACCTTTCAACAGTCCCTGCCCTcctgcccctgctcctctgaGGCCTGCTGCACCCAGCCGGGCCCAGCCAAGAGGACAGCCAGGGGGCGTGGGGGTTGGGAAGTCCAGCGAAGGCCAGGCCGGGGTCAGAGCCAGCAGCAATGGGGACGTGGGAGAGCTGAGCAGCCCAAGAGGAGCTGGGCGCGGGGCTCTGAGGCTGGCCCTAAGACCCCGCTGATGATGCCACCACcaccgctgccaccaccaccacctgcccAGGATGGGAAGAAGGAAGCCCAAGGTCCAGAGCCACCCCTGGACATGCGACCTGCTGCTGAGGACTGGGAGTCTGAATACTAG